The genome window CGCTTCATGAACTAAAAATACAATGAAAATGATTGACAAGAATGGTCATGCAAGAGGTTGGTCTTAGCCAAATGTCCCCGTAATTAGCGGTATTTAAAAAATAGCATTGGATTCGCGCATACAGTTATTACTCTTCAGAGATTTCTCTACCGGTAGTAGAGTGTATACTATACTTACTCTACCTATCTGTTAAATTGTTCATCAAAGTCTACCCTTCTGGCATGATATTGTGCTTGTTAAATTGTTCACCAAAATTTATCAGATTAGCGTGAATTTGTGTTATTTGCATTTCGTCTATTTGTTAAATTATTCATAACTTTTCCCAATTAGCATGATTTTGTGCTTGTCCAATTGCTCATCAAACTCTACCAGACTGGTATGATTTTGTGTTATCTGTAATCAATCTATCTATTAAATTATTCATTAAAATCTACCTGATAGGCATAATTCCTCTTTGTTGTTCAACAAAGTATTTTTCGAAAATACAATTTGGTGcagaacaatataataaaatggtAAAACTTTTAgctataaatattatattattatatattatttaatacAAAATCTTACCATGCCGGTAGATTTTAGCTGAAGCCTGCACAAATTAAGAATATGAGACCTATTTATTAAATACCAATAATTATGGGGCTAATCCGTTAAGACCAGCCGCATGCGGGCCACGCGCAATTGTTTGACTTTGGTATCTACTACTTCCATTGGGCATTTTGGAGGCGAGGTGTACCGGTAGCCATTTTTAACCCGTTTAAACTTTATCCACAacttataatatatttaaagatttgctaattcattcaaactttaggactaagggtgtgtttggtataacaaaaaatattttcggtaaaaaatattttccaaaaaaatattttcttgaaaaataagtaGTAATATTACTCATTTTTCGGtatttggtacgcaaattaaagaaaataacttctaaagagtattcataaataatttagttACAATAAATATGAaaccataaactttcgaaccaacaaccttccgaacccacaaatttcataaacttctgaaccgctaaactttcgaacccgtaaattctataatttctaaacccacaaacttccaaacacataaacatTCGAACTCATAACGTTGGAACTCGTAAAATTTCGAAcctgtaaactgaaaaataaaaaaatcagaaccgaaaatatgaagaaaaaaaaaattgcggGGGGAGAGGGTTCAGAAAaacgaaataaataaataaattaaaatacaaaaaaagtaaaaaaataatttttttttgcggGGGTGGTTGACGGGGTTGGGGTGGGTGGtacagaaaaacgaaaaaaaaaataaaaaattgaagttGGGTGGTGTTGGGGGTTAGATGTGAGGGTATGtggagtttttgaaaaatgttttcctaactttttctagggaaatcattttcctccaatttcaGGAAAATGTGATAtataggaaaatattttcaaactattttgtgcaaccaaacagtagAAAATGGGAaaataccaaacacaccctaagtatCCTAAttttttgagctgctaatttgaaattcatgACTTGGTGTCCTAAATTTTTGAGCTACTGATTTGAAATTCAAGATTAAATGTCTTGAATTTCTGAactattaatttaaaattcaagaCATAAGATTCGAATTTCTCGATATAATTTTCGAAATTTAGGACAAGATGTCATGAAGTTGGAATCTCGAGGTTTTAACTTTAAGATACCGTGTCCTGAAGTTCGAGTGAATTGGTTAATCTTTAAATATAGGCAAAATACATAACTTACCCCTGAACTATGACCCAAATCCCTGTTGCACACTTTTTGGGAACGAATATTACTTTACACACCCAACCTTTTCAAAGTGTATCTAAGACACACTACTTTGCCCACGTGGACAGTTCGTGTTTTTCTCAACAAATGAGTCGCGTGAACAGAAGAATTTTGTGTCAAATGtcaatttttttttagtttttaaatattttaaattgagttatcttcttctttttttaaaattctgCCATGGCTACTCCTTGAGCTCCACCACCCGATCTCCTTCTTATCAAATAGATATACCACGATTTCTCACATCTCTTCTCGTTGattagtttttagttttttttttccagatcTTTTGTCGCGAAATTTAGATTAGATTCAGCAGTTAAAATTTTTTGTAGCTCCGCCAAAACCTTGCCTCAACCTTTTGCATAGAAGATCTTTTCTTTTTTGAAGAGAAGCTTAACTTGAGCTTTACCCATGGCGAAGTCGAATTTTTCGGAAGCAAGAATTTTTCAAAATTTGTTCCAACCATTAAAAATTGATTCAATTTCAGCGGAAGACGAAATTTTGGGTGTGTTTTCTGGTGATTTTTGTTagttaatggtgactttgttatTAAGTAAAAGGTGGAGGAAGAGGCTATGGTTTTTGATGGCGAAGAGAGAAGGAAAACAACCATGGTAGTTTAGATGGGGAAGATGAGAGGTATAActgtaattttaattattttattttttaaatgacACGTGTCATTGTATGATTGGTGCGTAATATTACACATATTCTGAAAAACTGATTAAGAAAAAGTAGTGTCTTAAATATACTTTGAAAAGTTTGATTATGTAAAGTAATATTCGTTCCCAGAAAGTGTGTAATAGATATTTGGGGCATAAGTGAGGTGACAACTTATATATTTTAACTTAAAATATATTATAAACTctcaatatattttaaataacgtGCATATAAATGACTGCCATTTCCACGTATTTTGGTGGTTCTTAAGCCCGTAGGATTTTAAGCATTCGTAATTGGGGCAATGTTATACATCAGACTCGAAGGCCCAAACCAGATTTTTCCGAATCGCAAGTCAAAGCAAAACTCGTGGGCAGACAACTTGCATGAAGTTTCCCCATCTTCCCAAATTTATATTTTTCTCCAAACTAAATAGTTTAGGGTTTATGCTTCTCTGTTGCTGTATACTAGTGCTTACCGCTGATTAAAATCCTCCACCTTTTCCAATATACAGATTCTTCCTCGGTGTTTTTGTGTAAGCTTCTATTATTAACAGCAAGCAACAGAAGAGGCAAAGAAGATGAAGTTGGATGTTAACGTTTTGAGATACCTTTCTAAAGATGATTTCCGGGTCCTTACTGCCGTTGAGATGGGCATGCGCAATGTCTCTACCCTTTCCACTTTTTGCATTCTATttacttaatttttttttcttttcaatgtataatcttttttttttttttttttttcccagCATGAAATTGTGCCTTCTGAGCTCATTGCCCGTATTGCTTCCCTCAAGTTAGTCCTTTTTTGTTTCACTTAATACAAGTACATTCTCTCTTGTTGCGTTGATATATTAGTAATTTTTTTTGTACTTTTATTCTTTTAATTATATTTAGGCATGGGGGCTCATATAAAGTGTTGAAGAATTTGCTAAAGCACAAATTAGTCCATCATGACGCTTCTAAATGTGAGTGTTAGCTTTGTTTTTAACTATTTGTTTGTACCTTTTTTGTGAGCTGCCATTTATTCTGAATTTTGTTTCTTAACGTTGCTGTATAGATGATGGATTTCGACTCACCTATCTTGGTTACGATTTTCTTGCAATCAAAACTATGGTTAATCGTGGTGTATTTAATGGAGTGGGTCGTCAACTTGGCACTGGGAAAGAGTCTGGTAACAATCTTTTATCTGTATATTCTTGTGTTTTacccttttttttttgttacttTGTAATTCACACTATCATGTTCTTAACTATCCATTTTTCCAATAGATATTTTTGAGGTCGTAAAGGAAGATGGCACAGTTCTTGCGATGAAGTTACACAGGCTCGGTAGGGTTTCATTTAGGGCAGTCAAAGCAAAACGTGACTATTTGAGGCATCGTAGCAGCTATAATTGGCTCTACTTATCGCGGCTTGCTGCCTTGAAAGAGTTTGCATTTATGAAGGTAATTGCACTTCTCTAATTTGCCTTATTGTCTTAGTGTAAGCTCAAAGAAGCTCACCGTAGGCACTTCGCCCCTCTTAGGCTGCGCTTCAGTGTAGGCAAGGTTCTAAGGCGTGTGTCTCATTGCCATAAATTCTTAGTTGCACTATTTTTAACTAAGCTCACACTTTAgttgcgctttgcgcttaaagccttGATAGACCAGGAGCACTTTTTAACGCTTTTCTCCTTTGACAACACTAATTGTCCTTGAATTTGGAGATTTGTTTTGATATTTAGTGCTCGTGTAAGCAGGCACTAGAAGAACATGGATTCCCTGTTCCAAATGCTGTCGATTGCAATCGGCATTGTGTGATTATGTCACTTGTACCAGGCTATCCACTGTAAGTGCTGCCAACTTTTTTGAAATTCCATCTTGGTGGGTCTACAGTCTGGTGATGCTGTTGTTTTACTTTATATTGTGTATGCTAAACTTAATTTTCAGATGTCCACTTGTTTTTTGTCTTAAGCTATAACTATGGCCATAAATTCCACTTTCCCTTTATACTTCTCTCTAGGTCCTGATTCCTTCTCAGGGAATAGGATGCATCTGTGGTAAGAGATATGATAACGATTTTTTGGATCAGTTTTGCTTTGACTTTGTTTAAGAAGTTTGAGGGGAGTAGGCCGTTTCTGAAAGTTTTTAGTCCATCATCAAGCTTTAGTGCCGTTGAAGAAGAAATTCAATGGCGATGAAGATTTTTCTAATGGTCTTTTTAGTTCTGGGGTCCTTCGTCATTGGTTATCTGTAGAACTAGATATTAGTAATTTCTTTAAACTTCTGTGAACTAGGTGTTATTTACCTAGCAGTACATATGCAATGCTTTGTCAATGCCTAGTTTCACAATATTAGTCACAAGAATGCGATAAAATGAGGATTACTTATTTCTAATCACCATCATAGCTTGAAAAAATATATTCTGTTTGTGGTATTGGAGGTTCTGCATAACCATTATGTCTCAGTAATTGAGTGTTTCATATAGTAGCATAGAATTCTACATAGCTTGCTTCATAGGAGTTATCATGTTCTATGTTTTCATTTCTTCAAGGATAATCGCCTTAAAAAATGGTATGTTAGAGTCATGGACCTTTGCATGATCAATTATGTGTCTAAACTGGCCTTTGGAAGCTTAAGTAAGTTGGTAGTCCTAACTTTTCTTCCCAACTACTATTTGGGGATTCTCGCTCCTGCACAAACTCTATAATCTTGCTAGTCTATTTTGTGCTTATAGTAACAGCTCCTTGTAAGATACACGGAATACTCTATCTAATAGCATTATGAgaagggaaaagggccaaatatacctctctacttttatatattgtctatatttaacctctgttatactatcgggccaaatttacccctaccattatactatcgggccaaatttacccctacaatcagcaaacttttaaaaataccccttaatctgttaagtaatccaaaatctcccaaattccttttatttaaatcacttgttgttcttcttggtccactatttttgaaataattgacaTTTACCTGCTTCCtgaattagagaaaaaaaaaataagagaaaaaatattaaataatacaaccgaataaacaaagtatagtaaattgaaaaatctaaattaggtagcttttctaaattctaaaattatttacaacatcccaattttaatgaattcgttgcaacaaatgtatggagactttgcaagtattagtgattgaagttgaagttcctcagagactttacattgtctaattcaactttgctttaattaaatgtctacacattgtgcactcttaagttagtcgattGAACTCTATACTAACTAggcaatgacaaaatatatttgaatatacatgtacatacacGATGATTAgctgcatataatacacaataaatagacccactaaattctacgatgtgtatatgattgaaaaataaataaaattataaaccaattttatttattacaagaagagaaattggtgcattggtaattaaaaaaaatattatgaatcatttgtatagtctagtaactttagcattcacatcaatagcaatttttgaaaataatggagcaagaagaacaacaagtgatttaaataaatagaatttgggagattttggattacttaacagatcaaggggtatttttaaaagaTTGCTGATTGTAGAGTAAATTtgacccgatagtataacggtaggggtaaatttggcccggtagtataacggaggttaaatgtagacaatatatgaaagtagaggggtatatttggcccttttcccttaTGAGAATATTGTTAAGCTGTAATAACAATTGTTATGTAGGTCCTAAACCTTAGAAAAACAGATTTTTGATCTTCGACTATGTGTGCATTATTGTCGTATTATTGGTTTCTTCCTAGAAATGCTGTCGGTAAAACTTATTATGATGGTCAAAATAGTGTGCAGGTTAAGGAGCTGCAAAACCCAGACGTGGTTTTTGAAACAATCATTGGTGCTGTTGTTCGTCTGGCAGAACACGGGCTTATTCACTGCGATTTTAATGAATTTAACATAATGGTATCTTATGATCTTTCCTTGATTTACTTGAAGCTATCATTATATTTAACTGCTGTATTTTTTTTCTTGTGAGCTTGGTTTGCTGAGGGTGCAACTAGGATATGTTGATTTCATTTTTCAGTTCTTTGCCCTTTTCAATTGCTCTGAATTTAGTCATATAGGCTTATACTAGACCTGTTTATCAGTTTTCTGATTTTCCTTGTATTAATTAATTGGATTGcagattgatgatgatgaaaaggTTACCATGATTGATTTCCCGCAAATGGTGTCAGTCTCTCATCCTAATGCCCAAATGTAGGATACTGTACCATTTTATTCCATCTAAATACCATTCGAAGTTCTATTATTCTGTTTTGTTTCCCCCCCTTTATTTGGATCATTGCGTGCTGAGGATTATTATGCGTTGTTAGCAAAATTGTTTGCTACTGATACAATTTTCTATATTCCAGGTATTTTGACCGTGATGTGGAGTGCATCTACAAGTTCTTTGAAAAGCGGTTAGTGAATTACTCTATTCTGTTTAATTGTACTTGTTCATTTGTTTGACCAAGAAACTATTATGAACACTTCTTCCACTTTATGATGTATTTCTGCGACTTATCATTTGAATTCACTTTTTTATCAAGATAGGTATTTTGGTGCTGTTACATATGTTTTTTGGGATGCTAAATTTTCCTTTGAAATGTGAGCTCATACTTATTTCTCTCACCTATCTTTAGGTTCAATATGTTATttgaagaaaatgaaaatgaTTCTGATGGTTCAGAGGCTGAAATGGATGAAGTTGGACGGCCCCAGTTCTCTGAAATAAACAAAAATAGCGGTTTCTTGGACAAAGAACTTGCTGCCAGTGGTTTTACAAGAAAGGATCAAAATGAGTTGGAAAAGGTACAATCAAACTACTGTTTTTGGCTGAATTGCATTAAAAATTGttaaccttattaggaaaaaaagaAGCTTCTTGGATATAGCTTTCTTCcactaagaagggaaacaaatgAAGAAAACTATGTTTAGATTGAATGACTTATCCTGGGACTTATATTAAGCTATCTGTCGTATTGTTCTGGAACGTTAACTTTGAATATTGCAACTGTGTGACAAATGTGATTGATGCTATCTGTTGATGATATTTGCCTGAGTTGGATTATGAGTGTTTAGTACTTGATTCCACACGATGCAAAGTGATGAATGCAAATTATAGTCTTAGTTATGACAACCCTAGAAGGTTTATACTGTAGTGAATGGTGAAATTTAGAATAAGGATCTGAGAATGGGGTGGAAACATTGATCATCAGCAAAATTTCTAATTACAATGACTTCAtaaaaaaagatttaattatcATGGTCATGTTTTTCTTTGAAGTCCTTAGGGAGTCCTTTATGGTTTGCCTATCAATAAATAATGGAGTTACTTTGGAGGACTGCTTGAGAAGTGCGAAGAAGGAATAAATCTCATAATCATGCAAAGAGTATAGGTTATAATGCAATTTCTCGTGTAATTCCATGTTAGGTAGCTAAGAGAATGCTAAGATCTAAGATATGACCTCTTTCCCTTGAAATCAATGATAAAGTGTACATAATTTTACTTATAAATATACCATTGGATATAATACTAgcatatttaaataaaatactcaaagTAGAAGAAGTTAAAAAATGTATTAGTCATCAACTTGAGGGCATTTTAGTCTATATATGGAAATGTGTAAAATTTCTTCAAGCTACCTCATGGAGTTTAACAACAGAGGAGGTTGATGCTGTGATTATAATAAATCGGAACTGAGATTTTTGCATCCCTGTAAACAATAGAGAAGGTCTTTTTATTGCAGAAATATGGAGAGGAAGCTGTTGTAGTGAACCATGAAAATACATTAATGATAAATGTCGTGCACACTTCCTTTGAACATGGACGGCATGAATGTCCTCGGTCATTACAATGTCCTCCCTGAAACTAGAGAAGTTACCTCTTTTCTTTCGTGTCATGTCTGATTAGATAGATCCATTGACCTGCAACTGTATCTATTTGTGTATTGTTTAGAAAATGCTTACGCTTAACGATATTTCTGTTAAATATCAATTTGTTTGGATTGTATTCACCAGGTATATGCTAAGGATGATTTCACCACCTCTCTAGTTGAATGTTTTTACGGCGTGTGTGTTCACTTAAACAGTGTCTTTGTATCATGAAAAGAAGACTCATTTAGTGTCTGTTAGAGACAATATTCAGCCAGTTTTTGTACCTCGTATTCTCTACATGGCTAAGTGAATAGCCCTTTCTTCCCTTTTCTGTGATAATGCATATGTACGAAGTGTTGTTGTTTGGCTTGACAAGATTGTGGTAATGCTGATAATTCTTATTGCAGCTGCAGGATATCCTGCCATTTGAATGTGAATCGCCTGTTGTACTTGACTTTCTAGTTATTATTTACTTTGTTTGCAGTTAACTGAGGCAGAGCTTGACATGTATTCAGATTCTGATGATGAAAGAACCAGtgatgaagaagatgaagacatgAACGAGACAAACATCAAGCAGCTTGAATCCTTGCAGTTGGAGAAGGTAGTTCCCCTTTCTCTCTAAGAAGGAAAGAGCGAAGAGACAGAGACCTGTAGTGATCTCATATTAAAGTCATAAGTTGAAATGTTTCTGGTGCTTTTGGTTGATAAGGGGATATGGGACCTAGTTATCTACACTATTTTTTGTTACTGCAACATGGTAATGTGCGATAAAACCAAAGTTGgaacattttttattttttttgagtttCACTGGAAATATGGAACATAAAGATGATCCTCAAACAGCTCTTTTGTAAAGCAAAATAAAAATAGATTAGTGCAGTTGAGCCATCTTTGTAAATACTTTGGACACTTTCTTGATAGGTTGTTAATGAAATTTTATTAACTTAAAAGCTTTCATGTAAAGCAAAAGCAGGAGAGTCAAGCTTTGATGCTTTCTGGGTTGTCTGGACTGGACGGAATAGCCAGGTGTTTTGATGGAATATCAACTCCTAACACTCCCTTAAGGCTAGATGTCGTTTACTTTTATTT of Nicotiana tomentosiformis chromosome 7, ASM39032v3, whole genome shotgun sequence contains these proteins:
- the LOC104120205 gene encoding serine/threonine-protein kinase rio2; translated protein: MKLDVNVLRYLSKDDFRVLTAVEMGMRNHEIVPSELIARIASLKHGGSYKVLKNLLKHKLVHHDASKYDGFRLTYLGYDFLAIKTMVNRGVFNGVGRQLGTGKESDIFEVVKEDGTVLAMKLHRLGRVSFRAVKAKRDYLRHRSSYNWLYLSRLAALKEFAFMKALEEHGFPVPNAVDCNRHCVIMSLVPGYPLVQVKELQNPDVVFETIIGAVVRLAEHGLIHCDFNEFNIMIDDDEKVTMIDFPQMVSVSHPNAQMYFDRDVECIYKFFEKRFNMLFEENENDSDGSEAEMDEVGRPQFSEINKNSGFLDKELAASGFTRKDQNELEKLTEAELDMYSDSDDERTSDEEDEDMNETNIKQLESLQLEKEDNNHQVADEHDDNHQVGDEHDPEDDGEAESEDDAELVKSLSKQRRKAIQAAHRGKRNFASRNTYKDKGGKSSQSSKVHKQLSGW